The proteins below come from a single Corynebacterium glyciniphilum AJ 3170 genomic window:
- the ftsH gene encoding ATP-dependent zinc metalloprotease FtsH, with protein sequence MNKKRVLRIAAIVAAVLVVIYAFGVLTDSTRGYDDVDTSVAMKQFDDNNVAEVQINDREQQLQMTLRNDISVDGKDGIDQVTAQYPARAADTVFDRVEASDADSYTTNVTQDSILGSLLVMLLPILLIGGLLLFFLTRMQGGPGGAFNIGKSKAKELNVDNPDTTFDNVAGADEAVEELDEIRDFLQNPERYEHLGAKIPRGVLLYGPPGTGKTLLARAVAGEAGVPFYTISGSDFVEMFVGVGASRVRDLFKTAKENSPCIIFVDEIDAVGRQRGAGMGGGHDEREQTLNQLLVEMDGFSDRENVILMAATNRPDILDPALLRPGRFDRQIPVSNPDIAGREQILRVHSEGKPLAPDVDLNSLAKRTVGMSGADLANVLNEAALLTARVDGNVITGDALEEATDRVIGGPRRSTKIISEHEKKVTAYHEGGHTLAAWGIKDIERVYKVTILARGRTGGHAMAVPEDDKGMYNRSELFARLVFAMGGRSAEELVFGSPTTGASADIEQATKIARSMVTEYGMSPELGAVKYGEEQGDPFVGRGGQGSLEYSPAVAATIDDQVRMLIEKAHGVAYRILRDNRDYLDRLAEKLLEKETLRRPDLEAIFEDMEPVEVNDIFPNQDIDHPKDFREPVKTPTELARERGEELPARNDFFSEARKARIERRRRQQADELEQKQDHPSAPRTPGRWSGQSHPDHLWGGQDRVNPDEPGRHPGESSYGTSGDAGSAGDGGEQPLRGFRLPDGEQPDNPWTSDDAPTRNLRAQDSGHNDGGRHHRPDDSDEKD encoded by the coding sequence ATGAACAAGAAGAGGGTTCTGAGGATCGCCGCCATTGTTGCCGCGGTTCTCGTCGTCATCTACGCCTTCGGTGTGCTCACCGACTCCACCCGCGGCTACGACGACGTCGACACGTCGGTGGCCATGAAGCAGTTCGACGACAACAACGTCGCCGAAGTGCAGATCAACGACCGTGAGCAGCAGTTGCAGATGACGCTGCGCAACGACATCAGTGTCGACGGCAAGGACGGGATCGACCAGGTCACCGCGCAGTATCCGGCGCGTGCCGCCGACACCGTCTTCGACCGCGTCGAGGCGTCGGACGCCGACAGTTACACCACCAACGTCACCCAGGACAGCATCCTCGGGTCCCTGCTGGTCATGCTGCTGCCGATCCTGCTGATCGGTGGTCTGCTGCTGTTCTTCCTCACCAGGATGCAGGGGGGTCCCGGTGGTGCGTTCAATATCGGAAAGTCGAAGGCCAAGGAACTCAACGTCGACAACCCGGACACCACCTTCGACAATGTCGCGGGTGCGGACGAGGCGGTCGAGGAGCTCGACGAGATCCGTGACTTCCTGCAGAACCCGGAGCGCTACGAGCACCTCGGGGCGAAAATCCCCCGCGGCGTGCTGCTCTACGGGCCTCCCGGTACCGGTAAGACACTGTTGGCTCGCGCGGTGGCCGGCGAGGCAGGGGTGCCTTTCTACACCATCTCCGGTTCAGACTTCGTCGAGATGTTCGTCGGTGTAGGCGCTTCCCGGGTGCGTGACCTGTTCAAGACCGCCAAGGAGAACAGTCCCTGCATCATCTTCGTCGACGAGATCGACGCGGTGGGACGTCAGCGTGGTGCAGGCATGGGCGGCGGCCATGACGAGCGGGAGCAGACACTCAACCAGCTGCTCGTGGAGATGGACGGTTTCAGCGACCGGGAGAACGTCATCCTGATGGCTGCGACGAACCGTCCGGACATCCTCGACCCGGCGCTGCTGCGCCCGGGACGGTTCGACCGCCAGATTCCTGTCAGCAACCCCGACATCGCCGGACGTGAGCAGATTCTGCGCGTGCACTCCGAGGGCAAGCCCCTGGCTCCCGATGTGGACCTGAACTCCCTGGCGAAGCGCACCGTGGGTATGTCCGGTGCGGACCTGGCCAACGTCTTAAACGAGGCGGCGCTGCTGACGGCCCGCGTGGACGGGAACGTCATCACCGGAGATGCGCTGGAGGAGGCGACCGACCGTGTCATCGGCGGCCCTCGTCGCAGCACGAAGATCATCTCGGAGCACGAGAAGAAGGTCACCGCCTACCACGAGGGTGGCCACACCCTCGCCGCCTGGGGAATCAAGGACATCGAACGGGTCTACAAGGTCACCATCCTCGCCCGCGGACGTACCGGCGGTCACGCCATGGCTGTCCCTGAGGATGACAAGGGCATGTACAACCGGTCGGAGCTTTTCGCCCGCCTGGTCTTCGCCATGGGTGGCCGCTCCGCCGAGGAACTCGTCTTCGGTTCGCCGACCACCGGCGCCTCCGCCGACATCGAGCAGGCGACGAAGATCGCGCGCTCCATGGTCACCGAATACGGCATGAGCCCGGAACTCGGTGCGGTGAAGTACGGCGAGGAGCAGGGGGACCCCTTCGTCGGGCGGGGAGGCCAGGGTTCCCTGGAGTACTCGCCTGCCGTGGCTGCGACTATTGACGACCAGGTCCGCATGCTCATCGAGAAAGCACACGGGGTGGCCTACCGGATTCTGCGCGACAACCGCGACTACCTTGACCGTCTCGCCGAGAAGCTGCTGGAGAAGGAGACGCTGCGTCGCCCGGACCTCGAGGCGATCTTCGAGGACATGGAACCGGTCGAGGTCAACGACATCTTCCCGAACCAGGACATCGACCACCCGAAGGATTTCCGCGAGCCGGTGAAGACGCCCACCGAACTGGCCCGGGAGCGGGGCGAGGAACTCCCCGCCCGTAACGACTTCTTCTCTGAGGCGCGCAAGGCCCGTATCGAGCGGCGCCGACGCCAGCAGGCGGATGAGCTGGAGCAGAAGCAGGACCACCCGTCGGCACCGCGGACCCCCGGGCGCTGGAGCGGGCAGTCGCACCCCGACCACCTGTGGGGTGGTCAGGACCGGGTGAATCCGGACGAGCCGGGCCGACATCCTGGTGAAAGCAGCTACGGTACGTCCGGGGATGCTGGGAGCGCCGGAGACGGCGGGGAGCAGCCGTTGCGTGGTTTCCGACTTCCGGACGGTGAACAACCGGACAACCCGTGGACAAGTGACGATGCGCCGACGCGTAATCTGAGGGCCCAGGACAGTGGCCACAATGACGGTGGACGCCACCACCGCCCCGACGACTCCGATGAGAAAGACTGA
- the hpt gene encoding hypoxanthine phosphoribosyltransferase — MIAKSADVPDNCYHDDVEGVLVDEATLHARIAEMAKAASDRYRGEDEDTILLCVLKGATYFIADFARAMDIPTQMEFMALSTYGQSAESSGTVEIRMDLTRDIAGRNVIILEDIIESGITLHWLVDHLKGRGPKSLEVVTLLRKPEAVERDVETTDIGFDIPSDFVVGYGLDYAERYRDLPWVGTLRPSVYS, encoded by the coding sequence ATGATCGCCAAGAGTGCCGACGTGCCCGACAACTGTTACCACGATGACGTCGAGGGTGTTCTCGTCGACGAGGCCACGCTCCACGCCAGGATCGCTGAGATGGCGAAGGCCGCCAGCGACCGCTACCGGGGCGAGGACGAGGACACGATCCTGCTCTGCGTGCTCAAGGGGGCGACCTACTTCATCGCGGACTTCGCCCGGGCGATGGACATTCCCACCCAGATGGAGTTCATGGCGCTGTCCACCTACGGTCAGTCAGCGGAGTCCTCCGGCACGGTGGAGATCCGCATGGATCTGACCCGCGATATCGCGGGGCGGAACGTGATCATTCTCGAGGACATCATCGAGTCGGGCATCACCCTGCACTGGTTGGTCGACCATCTCAAGGGCAGGGGCCCGAAGAGCCTCGAGGTGGTCACGTTGCTGCGCAAGCCGGAGGCGGTGGAGCGCGACGTGGAGACGACCGACATCGGCTTCGACATTCCCAGTGACTTTGTGGTCGGATACGGCCTGGACTACGCCGAGCGTTACCGTGACCTGCCGTGGGTCGGGACGCTGCGCCCCAGCGTGTACAGCTAG
- the tilS gene encoding tRNA lysidine(34) synthetase TilS yields MIDTPHTLEVRRSLGRFLSAHAPRLSRGDAVVCGVSGGGDSLALAAACVHAGLDVTTVTVDHGLQDGSAQVARDAARTCRVLGATARTVRVQVAGSGEADARDARYRALGECADGRPVLVAHTADDDAEGLLLALARGSGTGSLAGLREVTDDHPVVTAGAGWLGRPLLHATRADTLGSCAELELDVWHDPHNSSATILRSRVRNELLPLAREILGEHVGDALARSARLLREDADLLDDQARRVLSDVGGAAPATLPVGAVAGRPAPLRRRVLRQWLGARVGPLTSRHLEALDALIADWHGQGAVALPYPATGSPSAPSQTSTMGGTRRLVVRRRRTATGSQLVLEQEDRTP; encoded by the coding sequence ATGATTGACACACCCCACACCCTCGAGGTCCGTCGCAGTCTGGGGCGCTTCCTCTCGGCACATGCTCCGCGCCTTTCCCGCGGGGATGCGGTGGTCTGTGGCGTATCCGGGGGCGGGGACTCATTGGCACTGGCCGCGGCCTGCGTGCATGCCGGACTCGACGTGACCACGGTGACCGTTGACCACGGTCTACAGGACGGTTCTGCCCAGGTGGCCCGGGACGCGGCCCGGACCTGTCGCGTCCTCGGGGCGACGGCACGGACCGTGCGGGTACAGGTCGCAGGTTCAGGGGAGGCAGATGCCCGGGACGCGCGGTACCGCGCGTTGGGGGAGTGTGCGGACGGTCGGCCCGTTCTGGTGGCACACACCGCCGACGATGACGCCGAGGGTCTGTTACTGGCTCTGGCGCGAGGGTCGGGGACGGGTAGCCTCGCCGGCCTACGCGAGGTCACTGATGACCACCCGGTCGTCACGGCGGGCGCCGGATGGCTCGGACGCCCGCTCCTGCACGCGACCCGTGCGGACACCCTCGGCAGCTGCGCGGAGCTTGAACTCGACGTCTGGCATGATCCGCACAACTCCAGTGCCACGATCCTGCGGTCGCGTGTCCGCAATGAACTGCTTCCCCTCGCACGGGAAATCCTCGGCGAGCATGTCGGTGATGCGCTGGCGCGTTCGGCCCGGCTGCTCCGGGAGGACGCCGACCTGCTCGACGACCAGGCACGGCGGGTGTTGTCCGATGTCGGTGGGGCCGCCCCGGCGACCCTCCCGGTCGGTGCAGTCGCAGGACGCCCCGCACCGCTGCGTCGGCGCGTCCTGCGTCAGTGGCTGGGAGCGAGGGTGGGGCCGTTGACCTCACGGCATCTGGAGGCACTGGATGCCCTGATTGCCGACTGGCACGGGCAGGGTGCGGTCGCGCTACCGTATCCGGCGACCGGGTCACCGTCGGCACCGTCCCAGACCTCTACAATGGGGGGCACCCGTCGACTGGTGGTGCGTCGCCGTCGGACGGCCACCGGCAGTCAGCTAGTACTAGAGCAAGAGGACAGGACCCCGTGA
- the dacB gene encoding D-alanyl-D-alanine carboxypeptidase/D-alanyl-D-alanine endopeptidase: protein MSKSASRRWLYGILAFLVVVIVVVAAALVVHQRNAYTVADAQPLPEPTAVLAPAQTDGPAPDVSDELAGPASDPALGRLSGHVTDIASGEEVWSENPDTMLVPASATKLATATAALVTLDEDERVQTKVYPGAKPGQIVLKGDGDITLERSAGSGFFTSPANIDDLASQVTDALDGSSEGSEVNEIVVDNSARAGSLFNKTWSRDDIGAGNVAPLSAVMLDAGRLDPTDSYSPRSTTPASDVGDSLAAALGADGATVSVTDSAVDVGEESALATVYSAPLSTRIRDMLLHSDNLLAEAIGREVAQARGEDPTFDGATTATLAALTDEGLDVSKVVLRDNSGMSESNRLNARILDGIITAAGTDDKLRVMLDGLPVAAGNGTLLDRYGDGSGATGGAGWVRAKTGTLDGVNTLAGTVTTEAGRTLSFAFLSNGSDADEGRAALDRLAAALRSAT, encoded by the coding sequence ATGAGCAAGTCCGCCTCGCGCCGTTGGCTGTACGGCATCCTGGCTTTCCTCGTGGTTGTCATCGTGGTGGTGGCTGCCGCGCTGGTGGTGCACCAGCGCAACGCCTACACCGTGGCGGACGCGCAACCGTTGCCTGAGCCGACGGCCGTCCTCGCCCCGGCACAGACGGACGGCCCGGCCCCGGACGTCAGCGACGAACTCGCGGGGCCGGCATCCGATCCGGCATTGGGGAGGTTGTCCGGGCATGTCACAGACATCGCCTCGGGCGAGGAGGTCTGGTCGGAGAACCCGGACACCATGCTTGTCCCCGCGTCCGCCACGAAGCTGGCGACGGCGACCGCGGCGCTCGTCACGCTCGATGAGGATGAACGGGTCCAGACGAAGGTGTACCCGGGGGCGAAGCCGGGGCAGATCGTCCTGAAGGGCGACGGCGACATCACCCTGGAGCGGTCTGCGGGATCGGGTTTCTTCACCTCTCCGGCGAATATCGATGACCTTGCGTCACAGGTCACCGATGCTCTGGACGGGAGCAGTGAAGGCAGTGAGGTCAATGAGATCGTCGTGGACAATTCGGCCCGCGCCGGGTCACTGTTCAACAAGACGTGGTCGCGTGATGACATCGGCGCCGGCAATGTCGCCCCACTGTCGGCGGTGATGCTGGACGCCGGTCGGTTGGATCCCACGGACTCTTACTCGCCGCGGTCGACGACCCCGGCCTCCGATGTGGGTGATTCCCTTGCTGCGGCGCTGGGAGCTGACGGGGCCACGGTCTCGGTGACCGACAGCGCGGTCGACGTCGGCGAGGAGTCGGCGTTGGCGACGGTGTACTCCGCACCGCTGAGCACTCGTATCCGCGACATGCTCCTGCACAGCGACAACCTGCTTGCCGAGGCGATTGGGCGGGAAGTCGCCCAGGCACGGGGCGAGGATCCGACGTTCGACGGGGCTACGACTGCGACACTTGCGGCACTGACGGACGAAGGTCTGGACGTCAGCAAGGTGGTGTTGCGCGACAATTCCGGGATGAGTGAGAGCAACCGGCTCAATGCCCGCATCCTCGACGGTATTATCACTGCGGCCGGGACCGATGACAAACTGCGGGTGATGCTGGACGGGCTACCCGTCGCCGCCGGTAACGGAACGCTGCTCGACCGTTACGGTGACGGGTCGGGAGCCACGGGCGGAGCCGGTTGGGTCCGTGCGAAGACCGGAACCCTGGACGGGGTGAACACGTTGGCGGGCACGGTCACGACTGAGGCGGGACGGACCCTGAGTTTCGCGTTTCTGTCGAACGGTTCCGATGCGGATGAGGGCCGGGCGGCGCTGGACAGGCTCGCGGCAGCTCTGCGTTCGGCGACGTGA
- a CDS encoding SRPBCC family protein, which yields MTTELITTTRTINATPENVWAAVSDLTAMGDRSPQCKKMFVLGGTPGVGTTTLNLNRRGVLFWPTWSKITRWSPNDGLEWRVPINGSRWRFDLTDNGDGTTELAESRIVTGDTTIISRAMVAAALGGNETFESELKKGMDQTLAAIADTAERSG from the coding sequence ATGACGACCGAGCTGATCACCACCACACGCACCATCAATGCCACGCCCGAGAACGTCTGGGCAGCAGTCTCCGACCTCACAGCCATGGGCGACCGCAGCCCCCAGTGCAAGAAAATGTTCGTCCTCGGCGGCACGCCCGGAGTCGGCACAACCACGCTGAACCTCAACCGACGGGGCGTGCTGTTCTGGCCCACCTGGTCGAAGATCACCCGGTGGTCCCCGAATGACGGGCTGGAGTGGCGTGTTCCGATCAACGGCTCGAGGTGGCGGTTCGACCTCACCGACAACGGTGACGGCACCACTGAACTCGCCGAATCACGCATCGTCACCGGCGACACCACCATCATCTCGCGGGCCATGGTCGCCGCCGCCCTGGGCGGAAACGAGACCTTCGAATCCGAGTTGAAGAAGGGGATGGACCAGACCCTGGCGGCAATCGCCGACACCGCTGAGCGGTCAGGGTAA
- a CDS encoding inorganic diphosphatase produces the protein MSIEVTIEIPKGSRNKYEVDHKTGKVYLDRYLFTPMAYPADYGFIDETLGEDGDPLDALVILPESVFPGVIVEARPVGVFKMTDEAGGDDKLLCVVDDVRYEKFQDINDIAQDVKDEIEHFFVHYKDLEPGKEVNGSGWGDKAEAERILAEAVERHK, from the coding sequence ATGAGCATCGAAGTCACCATCGAAATCCCCAAGGGTTCCCGCAACAAGTACGAGGTCGACCACAAGACCGGCAAGGTCTACCTCGACCGTTACCTCTTCACCCCGATGGCCTACCCGGCGGACTACGGGTTCATCGACGAGACCCTCGGCGAGGACGGCGACCCGTTGGACGCCCTGGTGATCCTGCCGGAGTCCGTGTTCCCGGGTGTCATCGTCGAGGCCCGCCCGGTCGGTGTCTTCAAGATGACCGACGAAGCCGGCGGCGACGACAAGCTGCTCTGCGTCGTCGACGACGTGCGCTACGAGAAGTTCCAGGACATCAACGACATCGCCCAGGACGTCAAGGACGAGATCGAGCACTTCTTCGTCCACTACAAGGACCTAGAGCCCGGCAAGGAAGTCAACGGCTCCGGCTGGGGCGACAAGGCCGAGGCCGAGCGGATCCTCGCCGAAGCTGTCGAGCGGCACAAGTAG
- a CDS encoding rhodanese-like domain-containing protein: MSDFETVTPTEVPDGAQLIDIREPDEFNQWHAEGATNLPLSELQSRYGEFDLDRDVYLICLSGGRSAKAAQWLEMNGIDTINVGSGTIGWRDAGLPIVGTEG, translated from the coding sequence ATGAGTGATTTCGAGACAGTGACACCGACCGAGGTCCCGGACGGGGCCCAGCTCATCGACATCCGCGAGCCGGACGAGTTCAACCAGTGGCACGCTGAGGGCGCCACGAACCTGCCGCTCTCCGAACTGCAGTCACGCTACGGCGAGTTCGACCTCGACCGCGACGTGTACCTGATCTGCCTCTCGGGCGGCCGGTCCGCCAAGGCCGCACAGTGGCTGGAGATGAACGGCATCGACACCATCAACGTGGGGTCCGGAACCATCGGCTGGCGCGACGCTGGACTGCCCATCGTCGGCACCGAGGGGTAG